The Methylomonas sp. UP202 DNA window TTCCGGTTTAGTCGCATTTGCGGCTGCGACCGGCGTCATGCCGCTGGATATGCCGGAATCGGTATTAGTGCGTTTCAAAGGCCAAATGCAACCCGGCATTACCTTGCGGGATTTGGTCAACGCGATTCCCTATGCGGCGCTGAAAAGCGGCTCGTTGACCGTGGCCAAACAGGGCAAGAAAAACGTATTTTCCGGCCGAATTCTGGAAATCGAAGGCTTGCCGGATTTGAAAGTCGAGCAAGCATTCGAGCTTTCGGATGCGTCAGCCGAACGTTCTGCCGGCGGTTGCACCATCAAACTCAATGAAGCGCCAATCCGTGAGTATCTGAATTCCAACATCACCTTGCTGAAATGGATGATTGCCGAAGGCTACGGCGATGTCAGAACCATTCAACGCCGGATTAAAGCTATGCAAGATTGGCTGGCAAATCCGGTATTGATGGAAGCGGATCAGGACGCCAAATACGCGGAAATTATCGAAATCGATTTGAACGAAATCACCGAGCCGCTATTAGCGTGCCCGAACGATCCGGACGACATCAAACCCTTGTCGGAAGTGGCTGGGACCAAAATCGATGAAGTCTTCATTGGCTCCTGCATGACCAACATCGGTCATTTCCGCGCTGCCGGTAAATTGCTGGAAAAAGCCGGGGCCTTGCCGACGCGTTTGTGGGTCGCTCCGCCAACCAAAATGGATCAAAACCAGCTGATAGAAGAAGGTTACTACGGCACCTTCGGTAAAGTTGGCGCTCGCACCGAAATGCCGGGCTGTTCCTTGTGCATGGGCAATCAGGCGCGAGTGGCTGAAGGTTCGACCGTGGTATCGACCTCGACGCGTAATTTCCCCAATCGTTTGGGGAATGGCGCCAATGTCTATTTGTCTTCGGCGGAATTGGCGGCGGTGTGTTCTTTATTGGGGAAAATCCCGACGCCGGAGGAATACATGCAATATGCGGCGTTGATCGACCAAAGCAGCGCCGATACTTATCGGTATCTGAACTTCAATCAAATCGACAGCTATCAAACGAAGGCGGATCAAGTCGCCTAATGGCATTTTCTAAGCGGCGGGGTTATGCCTCATCGCGCCGGTTGTTCGCCGCGAAACCGAGCGGGTAACCGGCCTCAAACACGTCGGGTTGAGCCCGAGGCGGCCGGATGAAGCCTCGTGTGTCAGGCCCGCGCATTTTCGACAAACCCTGCTAGGATTATCGGCTGGGTCGTCGCGCGCGGTGGGGGCAAGATTGGAAGAAGATATAACAGCTGAATTGTCGGTTCTGGAGAGCCATTTGGATGGCATGCTGAATCGCGTTCAACATAACAGTCTGACTCTGAAGCGCCTGCAGGCTTTCGAAATGCGTTTGTTGGCGCTGAACACCCTGGCGGAGATGATTGAATTCATCATAGACGAGACCCGCTTGTTTTTTAATCTCGATGCGGTTTGCTTGTCCTTGATCGACGCCCAAGGCGAAATTGCCAGTTGTCTCGAGGCAGATCACTATGCGTTTCGCGAGCGGCCCGATTTGGTGCTGTTGGAGCAAGACGGGGTATTTCTACAAAGTTTCGGTACGGCCGGCCAGCCATTGGTGGGTATCCATCGTGATGAGCGCTGGAGCCGCTTCTTTCCAGGCGTCGAGAAACAGCCGGCTTCGGTTGTGATCATCCCGCTAATCCGCCGCGGCAAAATTCTGGGTTCATTAAATTTGGGCAGCCACCAACGCGACCGTTTTATCAACGGCATGGCGACCGATTTTATCGAGCACATTGCATCCGTGATCGGGATTTGTCTCGAAAACAACTTGAATGTCGAGACAATGCGTCGCACCAGCTTGATAGACCCGCTGACCGGCGTCAATAACCGGCGCTTTCTGGAACAGCGCATCGTCGAGGAATTGGACCGAAGTCAACGCAGCCGTGAACCCCTGTCCTGTCTGTTTCTGGATATCGACTATTTCAAACGAATTAACGACGGCTTCGGTCATCAAGCCGGCGATCAAGTACTCTCGTTGGTGGCGTGTACGATCAAACGGCAGCTACGTAGCAACGATGTATTGGTCCGATACGGCGGCGAAGAATTCGTCGCACTGTTGTCGCAGGCGGACGAAACGATGAACGGTGAGATTGCCGAGCGGATCCGCATCGGCATTTCCGATTTGACGATCAAATACGCCGATCAAGTTATTCCGGTGACAATCTCGATCGGTGCCGCCACCTACCACCCTAACCTCAGCCGGAAATTGGCGGTGCCTCAAATCGCGCTGGAACTCGTGCAAGCGGCGGATGTGGCCTTGTACGAGGCCAAGCGTAGCGGCAGAAACCGGGTTGAAAACGCCGGGTTGGTGCTGGAGCCGAGGGCTGTTCAGTCGTAACCGTTGGGGTTTTGTGTTTGCCAATGCCAGGTATCGGCCAGCATCCGGGCCAACTCTCGCTCGGCCTTCCAGCCAATTTTTTCGGCGGCCAGGCCGGGGTCCGCGTAACAGGCCGCCACGTCGCCGGGCCGGCGCGGCGCGATACGGTAGGGTACGGCTTGTCCGGTGACTTCAATAAAGGTTTCGATCATCTGTAAGACGCTGTAACCGTTACCGGTACCGAGATTAATGGCGTCGCACACGCTATCCTTGGCATCCTGTTTTAGAAGGTATTCCAAGGCCTTGATGTGGCCGACCGCCAAATCGACCACGTGGATGTAGTCGCGGACGCCGGTGCCGTCCGGCGTCGAATAGTCGTTGCCGAATACCGACAGCATCGGTAATTTGCCGATCGCGACTTGCGACAGGAAGGGCATCAAATTATTGGGGA harbors:
- a CDS encoding sensor domain-containing diguanylate cyclase, coding for MEEDITAELSVLESHLDGMLNRVQHNSLTLKRLQAFEMRLLALNTLAEMIEFIIDETRLFFNLDAVCLSLIDAQGEIASCLEADHYAFRERPDLVLLEQDGVFLQSFGTAGQPLVGIHRDERWSRFFPGVEKQPASVVIIPLIRRGKILGSLNLGSHQRDRFINGMATDFIEHIASVIGICLENNLNVETMRRTSLIDPLTGVNNRRFLEQRIVEELDRSQRSREPLSCLFLDIDYFKRINDGFGHQAGDQVLSLVACTIKRQLRSNDVLVRYGGEEFVALLSQADETMNGEIAERIRIGISDLTIKYADQVIPVTISIGAATYHPNLSRKLAVPQIALELVQAADVALYEAKRSGRNRVENAGLVLEPRAVQS